Proteins encoded in a region of the Planococcus shixiaomingii genome:
- the tatC gene encoding twin-arginine translocase subunit TatC → MDKEETVVEHLVELRKRLIIIAVAFVVSLGIGFATAGRTLQFLKAQPTAAYVEWNVFGFTDGIMIYFKCALILALLITLPIALHQIWLFVKPGLSEQEAKGTFFFIPVSFLLFIAGISFSYFIMFPMMLNFMSDINQSIGATETYGMNQYFTFMFNLIIPVGIVFEMPVVIMFLTKLGIVTPSSLRKMRKIAYFVLVVVGVLISPPDFISDILIIIPLFVLFEISIFVSSWTYKRKLKYYEELAK, encoded by the coding sequence ATGGATAAGGAAGAAACAGTTGTCGAACACTTGGTGGAGCTAAGGAAGCGGCTAATTATTATTGCAGTAGCATTCGTCGTCTCTTTAGGAATAGGCTTTGCAACAGCTGGTAGAACCTTGCAGTTCCTTAAAGCGCAGCCGACAGCAGCCTATGTTGAATGGAACGTATTCGGGTTTACAGATGGAATCATGATATACTTCAAATGTGCACTAATATTGGCTTTGTTAATCACGTTGCCAATTGCTTTGCACCAAATCTGGTTGTTTGTTAAGCCAGGCTTATCCGAGCAGGAAGCAAAAGGAACTTTCTTTTTCATCCCGGTTTCTTTCTTGTTGTTTATAGCCGGTATTAGCTTTAGTTATTTCATAATGTTTCCCATGATGTTGAATTTTATGTCCGACATCAACCAATCAATTGGGGCTACAGAAACATATGGGATGAACCAGTATTTTACGTTTATGTTTAACTTGATCATCCCGGTTGGTATTGTTTTCGAGATGCCGGTCGTCATTATGTTCTTGACGAAACTTGGGATTGTCACGCCAAGCTCGTTGCGGAAAATGCGGAAAATCGCCTATTTTGTATTGGTGGTAGTTGGCGTGTTAATCTCACCGCCAGACTTCATTTCAGATATATTGATCATCATTCCGTTGTTTGTCTTATTTGAAATCAGTATTTTTGTTTCCAGTTGGACATACAAAAGGAAATTAAAATATTACGAAGAGCTTGCTAAATAA
- the tatA gene encoding twin-arginine translocase TatA/TatE family subunit has product MPNIGVPGLILILIIALIIFGPAKLPQLGRAAGQTLREFKNSTKGIMDDSPEDDKKDIDKDKVVIEKKKEI; this is encoded by the coding sequence ATGCCAAATATCGGTGTACCAGGTTTAATCTTAATTCTTATCATTGCTTTGATCATTTTTGGACCAGCTAAATTGCCGCAACTAGGAAGAGCAGCTGGACAGACGTTGAGAGAATTCAAAAACTCGACAAAAGGCATCATGGACGATTCACCAGAAGATGACAAAAAAGATATTGATAAAGATAAAGTTGTAATTGAAAAGAAAAAAGAAATTTAA